DNA from Homo sapiens chromosome 1, GRCh38.p14 Primary Assembly:
GCTCACACTTTCCATCCTACCCTCTTCTCCCGGCATTTCACAGGGTAGGGGGTAAGAAGAGGCACGGGGCAAACACTGGGGGCCTTGAGAAAATATTTGGGCTCCCTGACACAGGATGTTGGTATAAACATGATGGAGGAGAAATAGAGGTGGCCCCTTGGATAATTTAATCCCCCACTCAGCCCAGCCCCTTTCTGAAGTGGTTGTCCTGGATTCTCCAtaacatgcatgcatacacacacacacacacacacacacacacagaattaatTATGCAACTTATTTGGCTTGCCCAAGCTTTTTTTGTAAGTTCTGTAGTGGTTCAGAAGGaagattttaaaagcagcaagaccTGTATTCAAATAATACCTCCACTGCCTACGAGTTCTACAAATGCAGGTATGTTTCACAACTTCAGGTTTTTTTTACCTGTAAGATGAGAAGCGTTGCAATAGTATCAAACTGGAATGGAGTTTGATACATAGTATGGCGCCTAGAAGAAGCAATCTCTCATGTTATTATTAAAGGTTGAGGTTATTACTAAAGATTTCCATTGTCAGCATGAACTGAGATTTTATGGAAGAGTGGGCTAAGAACCAAGACTGCGAattctaggttaaaaaaaaatttaaaccgtGTACTCAAATGGTTCAAATTTATCCCATCATCTTGCGTTCCTGTAGACTCTGCCTAGTTGCTGAATCTTTTGAATTTGGGGTGAGGAAGGGGAAGCAAccacacattttctcatttgaaaaatttttattttggcacCCACTTGAGTACCTGGCACGGTGGGGCTGTCCTCTATGGGGGCAATGGAGTATTAGTGAGGGCATTGTGGCCCTGGCCTGGGGGATGAGAACAAAGGGGTATGTGACAGCAACAGGTCACAAAGGGAAGCAGAAGATAAATATGGCTGCACAGGGGGTTTAGGCAGAGAGGGTCGTCACTTCCTGTCACTAGGACTACAGTTTGTAGTCTCTCTCAGGGAGAGAGACTACaaactgtaattaaaaaaatcagaggtgGAGGTCAGGGGGTTAGGTCCAGAAGAAAACCTCTCTGGAGCCCACCCTGCATCTCTACGTCTTGGAAGAGTCTGGAGTCCAGGCACCCTACAGCACCCCCCACAGCAATCATCCgtgctcccacccccaccccggccTCTGGGAGGCTCTGAGGCAACAGTGGGGgcctgtggggtggggtgggattgAGAGACCAGCTGCAGAGACATCTTTGTGACCCAGGAGCACCACTGGTCCCTCATCTGCCACCGAGGCCAAGGAAGACCCAGAGACCTGCCTCACCAGTGCTGCCGTTGTGCTGAAAGACAACCATGAATGCTGATTTTCTGCTGCCGTATTATACGGCCCAGAGTGGCTCCAGCATGAGCATGTTCAACACCACCATGGGGAAACTGCAGCGACAACTGTACAAGGGGGAGTACGATATATTCAAGTATGCACCGATATTTGAGAGCGACTTTATCCAGATCACCAAAAGGGGAGAAGTGATTGATGTGCACAACCGTGTCCGTATGGTGACCATGGGCATTGCACGTACCAGCCCCATCCTCCCACTCCCAGATGTCATGCTACTGGCACGACCGGCCACCGGCTGCGAAGAGTATGCTGGACATGGCCAGGCCACCAAGAGAAAAAAACGCAAGGCAGCAAAGAACTTAGAGCTCACCAGGCTTCTGCCCCTGAGGTTTGTACGGATCTCTGTTCAAGACCATGAGAAACAACAGCTGCGCCTGAAGTTCGCCACTGGCAGATCTTGCTATCTGCAATTGTGTCCCGCTCTTGACACACGGGATGACCTCTTTGCCTATTGGGAAAAACTAATTTACCTCTTGCGGCCACCCATGGAGAGTAACAGCAGTACCTGTGGCATTCCAGCTGAAGACATGATGTGGATGCCTGTGTTTCAGGAAGACAGGAGGAGCCTGGGAGCCGTGAACCTTCAAGGAAAGGGGGATCAGGACCAGGTCAGCATCCAAAGCCTCCACATGGTCTCTGAGGTGTGTGGGGCCACCTCTGCTGCTTATGCTGGAGGGGAGGGACTCCAAAATGACTTTAACAAACCCACTAATGTGCTCAATGCATCCATCCCcaaaacatctacagaacttgcTGAGGAGCCAGCAACAGGGGGGATTaaagaggcagcagcagcaggggcagcTGCAGGGGCAGCAACAGGCACCGTAGCAGGTGCCTTGAGTGTGGCAGCAGCCAATTCTGCCCCTGGACAGGTGAGCGCAGCCATAGCTGGGGCGGCCACCATCGGTGCAGGAGGAAACAAAGGCAACATGGCCCTTGCAGGCACTGCCAGCATGGCTCCAAACAGCACGAAGGTGGCTGTGGCAGGGGCTGCAGGCAAGTCCTCAGAGCATGTTTCCAGCGCATCCATGAGCCTTTCCCGAGAGGGCAGTGTGAGCCTGGCCATTGCAGGAGTAGTACTGACCAGCAGGACAGCTGCAGAAGCAGACATGGATGCAGCAGCGGGACCTCCCGTCTCCACCCGGCAGAGCAAGAGCAGCCTGAGTGGACAGCATGGAAGGGAGCGAACCCAGGCCAGCGCTGAAGGCTgcaaggaggggagggaaagaagggaaaaggacAGGGCTCTCGGAAGGAGTTCCCATCGCCGCAGGACAGGTGAAAGCCGCCACAAAACAAGGGGAGACAAGATTGCCCAAAAGTCCTCCAGCAGGTCCTCATTCAGCCACAGAGCCAATAGAGATGACAAAAAGGAGAAAGGCTGTGGCAACCCGGGGAGCAGCAGGCACAGGGACTCGCATAAAGGTGTCAGCCACACGCCCATCTCAAAGGAGTCCAGGACCTCTCACAAATCTGGGAGGAGCTTATGGACCACCAGTTCCGGTTCCAGCAAGGGACTTGGCAGGGTCAGCTCTTTCCTGAGGAACGTCAGAGCCAACCTTACTACAAAAGTAGTGGGCACACCACATGGCAGAGATGTGAACGTCATGGCTAAGATGGCGGAGAGGAGCACCAACGTGGCCATCGCCGAGACAGCAGAGGGTGGCCAGGGGCTGGAGACGGTTGGTTCTATGACACCGGACATCATGGAGACAGTGACCTTTGAAGCCCATTAAATAAGACCCAGAGCTGGAAGCTGCAAAGGAGCCCAGAGCTCATGGGAGTGTCCCTGGAAAGCCTATTCCAGCGTTCTTTACTGCCGTTTAAATAAAGAATCATACATCTGAAAGTGGCTTGCTGGCTGAATTTTTGTGTCCCACAGCCCAGCAGTGACCTCACAGTGGATTCTGTGATGTCAACTGTGCTGCAGCCTGAGACCCCAGGATCCAGTCAAGGGTAGCCCCACCTCACACCCATGCTCAGCAGAGCCCAGATGAGTGCTCCAGCTTTCCTCAACCCCTTCCTGGCTTTGGTTCGCCAGGACTATGGCTGAAAGTCAGGCTGGGAGCTTGAAGCTCTACCTCCACCATCTCCCCATCCTTTTTATAAACTTGCCCCCTCCCAACCCTGGAAAATCCAAAGACGAAGCAAGAACAGAACTCTCACCCCCTTGCACTATTCATAGGAGGGAGTAAGGGAGCAGCAGCATGTGTTGGCAACCAGAACAGGGAGGAGCATTGTCTAGACTTAGCAATTCCACCCCTAAGTATACTCCCAAGAAACACACATGTTGCAGGAGACAGCCATGAGAATGTTTGTAGCAAAATAATACTGGAAACTGCCTAAATTTCCATCAACAGAATTGAGAGGGGTATATGCAGTGACAAATAAATGGCAGCTACACACATTAGCGTATTAGCATAGATAAGTTTTGCtctttcaaaaactttaaaaagcaaattgcagAATAAGATATAATTCTACCTACAGGACAATTCAAAAACAAGATCAAATACAAATAATATGTTACATATTGGATACATGTTTGGTAAAACAAAACCAAGGGAGTGGGAAAAAATTCAGGACAGTGGTTTTCTCTGGGGTGGAAAGGCAAGAGATTGGATCAAGGAGGTGAACACAGTCTTTCAGTGGTGTTGGGAATTGTTTTAGTTCTTAAGGGAGGCGGTAGGTACAAGgctgtttattattttgttgGGTTTTGCATTTCAACattgtgttttgcattttaatacCTCTGGAATCAGAATGGTCCTACAACCACCGTGGCAGTTCTGATGAAGTTATTGCTCCAGACATATATTCACCAATTCCTTCTCCtcaatgctttcatttttatgcatGCACAAAAGTGATCTAAGTCTGAAAGGCCCATTTTGTTAAGAATCACATGAGAATGACATTATTACCAAAAGCCttgggaaagaaagaatgatatccctattttacagaagaggacactgaggctcaagaGGGTAACTTGCTCCAGTCACACAGAGGGACCTTTGCAGATCTACCAGCCCACTTCTTTATGCAAAGCCCTGTCTGAGACATGGGAAGGAGGCAAACCCAGCAAATCCAAGGAGAATCGGGCAATGCAAGAACCTGAGACTTACCAGGTTCCTACCACCATGGTCTAAAACTTTATAGAGATGAGCACCAAAATTCCTGGATTGAGAGGAGGGAATGTGGGGGCAGGGGACATGTCTGGTGGTGAGCTGCTGTGAGTTGGCTTTGGAACTTCAATGAGCTCATAGTCCTTAGTTGGCCTTATCTCAAGAGTGTCCAGACCACCCTTAAGCCATGTCTGGCTCCCAGGCTTCgctccccagcctctgcctcagctATAAACAGACCTCCCTCCTGGAATTCCAGGCCTTGCTCCCCAACAGGGATCGCTTCTGACGGGGGCTGCATCTCTTTGCAGCCCAGTCCTCGCCCAGCTgctaataaaacatttaaaagccaGGCCCAGAATGGTTTCTCCGTACCAGATCTTCAGGAAATTTTTTCTGCTGGGATTCCAAACCACACGTGAGGGGGTAACGAGTTAGGTCACAGCATCCTTGCTACTTGGACCTCCACAGTTAATTCCTAAAGCTACTTTTGAGAAAAGTCACACATTTCATTATGCAGGTAAGGAGAGGTCTCTTCTGTCCACAGAGGGAATTGTAGGCATGAATCCATGAAAGAAAGGggtttgagaaagaaagaaggcccaagacatacacacagccacCATTTCCTTCTGCAAAACAAGGCTCGTGACCCCAGGATGAGGAATTAATGGGGTGAGTCAAGTTATTCTTAATAAAGGGGGGAACATGCCAAAGATTAGATATGAATTGGCTCTGTGAGGAAAACAACCTCAGAATCATTAACCCAGAATTCTAGGGAAGATTGGGGGGCCTGCAGGGGGATGAATTAATGGTTTACTCTTGACCAGCTTTTCCCTTGACCCAAGTGGGGAAATTACAAAAAGATCACATCGCATTCCTTTAATCTTCTGATTTCCACACAGGCAAGTGTAGGTAAACACTAGTCTGGAAGACAAAAATGCAATACAAACATTTGTACAGCCCTTAGCAGTTTATAACACCCTTTCATTACGTGTTCTCTTCTGATTCTCACATCTCTCCATTTTGCAGATCAACAAACTGGAGTTCAGGTCATCTAAAGGACTTGTTCaaggtgggaggtgatggggcAGAAGGAACAACTCCAGTGCAACAGCTTTCGGGCACCACCAATGTGTGCTGGCCATGGGTCCCACATGGAGGTACAGAGCCAGTGGAGGACAAAGGACAGGCGTGTGTGTAATTATTGCAACCCTTGAGTGACAGATACAATGAGAGATGCATGTTTAGGGAACAGGATTTGTTCAGAGGAGGGATTCTGGGACACGGGTCAGGAAAGGCTTCGCAGAGGAAGTGGCAGTTTTGAAGGATAAGTAGGGCTGTGCCCGGTGAAGAAAGAATGGGGAGAAAGGGTAAAGGTGGAGGAGGTGTGGAGtgaggggtggagagagggaaTTAGGCCATGGAGAAGAATGTGTGCAAAGTACAAAGGCTTGAAACATCACAGTGTTTTGGGGTGATTGCTGGGTAGAGGGCCAAGGAGAGGAGGGACACAGGGCAGGAAAATCAAGCAGCCAGTTCTTGGGGCCGTGGGGTGCTGTGTGGATGCCTGGCCTTTCGGAGCCACTGGAGGCTGATGTCTGATGGAAGTAAGGGCTGTCTGGCTCCAGGGTAGAGACTTGATGGGCAAGGGGCTCCCTGGAGCCTGGGACCCTTCAGAAAGCCATTGCACTAATCCTGGCCAGAGATGGGAGGCCCTGAACCTAGCTGGCTGTTAGGAAACCAGGGGGAGAGAGTCAAGAGGTGTTGAAAAGACGAAACAGGACAATAGTCTTTTCCATGCCCTGAAAGACAGAGCACACATGGGTTAGGCCTGACACTCTCCTAAAGGAGGCAGAACTGACAAAAGTGGAGACATCTTCCCTCTACCATGACTGTTGTTCTGTAAAGGGGGCTGCAAGCAGAGGGGCTCATGGCAAGCAAGGAGGAAGATGTTAAGGTGTAACACAACAGCTTCTAGACCCATGAGGGGCAAAACACAAGGATAAGGCAGCCAGGTGCGGCTGCGGGGTTTCAGTGCTGGAGACCTCTGAGAGTAGAAGCCTCCTgaactcttcttcctttctcatctGCTGGGAACTGGGTCAGATGCTCTCCTACTGGGCCTTTCTCCGCGGGGCATGAGTCGCCCAATAGAGCCTCTGGTGGCCCTGTGCTGTTACTGCAGGTCAGGGCTGGAAGGAGGGGAGCCAGGATTGAGGCTAAGACACAGTCACCCTTCCCCTTTTTCACACCACAATCAGCCTGGTGCTGATTCACCTATAATCAGCTCAATCCCTCAGCTGGCGGCCACCCCTGAGCAGGCAGCTGGCAGAGCTGCGAGCTGGTAAAGATGAGCGTCATCCAGGCAGTGTGGCTCTAGTCTCCTGGCAGTGGGGTGACAGAGCGTGGAATGGCTGCAAGACAGGTCCCCTGAGGGGCTGGGATCCCGACTCAAGGGGACAGTGAGTAACTGCCAAGAGTCGGGGTGGGGTGGAGTTCATGTCAGGGTCCCTCTGCAGGCGCTGGTCATTTGAGAAACAATTGTTGAGCACCTACGATGGGCCAAGACGGGAAATCAGGCACAGTGAAGATGCTGCCATACACAGCAGTAACACAAACCCAAGTGGGGGATGGCTCTCGGGCAGCACGCAGAAGGAGGCTTTGCAGAGGAGGGGAGGTCTGAGCAGAAACAGCAGGCTGAGCGCTCCTGGAAGAGGCTATGGCATGACAGGGAAAGAGAAGGGCTTGGGTGACATGGGCCTCTTCATAGATGGCAGACAAGCTCAGTGTGCCCAGGCGCAATGTGTGATGTGCTGGAGGAGAGTAGGGGGTGGGGGGCGAGCAGTGGGAAGGAGC
Protein-coding regions in this window:
- the GARIN4 gene encoding Golgi-associated RAB2 interactor protein 4, producing the protein MNADFLLPYYTAQSGSSMSMFNTTMGKLQRQLYKGEYDIFKYAPIFESDFIQITKRGEVIDVHNRVRMVTMGIARTSPILPLPDVMLLARPATGCEEYAGHGQATKRKKRKAAKNLELTRLLPLRFVRISVQDHEKQQLRLKFATGRSCYLQLCPALDTRDDLFAYWEKLIYLLRPPMESNSSTCGIPAEDMMWMPVFQEDRRSLGAVNLQGKGDQDQVSIQSLHMVSEVCGATSAAYAGGEGLQNDFNKPTNVLNASIPKTSTELAEEPATGGIKEAAAAGAAAGAATGTVAGALSVAAANSAPGQVSAAIAGAATIGAGGNKGNMALAGTASMAPNSTKVAVAGAAGKSSEHVSSASMSLSREGSVSLAIAGVVLTSRTAAEADMDAAAGPPVSTRQSKSSLSGQHGRERTQASAEGCKEGRERREKDRALGRSSHRRRTGESRHKTRGDKIAQKSSSRSSFSHRANRDDKKEKGCGNPGSSRHRDSHKGVSHTPISKESRTSHKSGRSLWTTSSGSSKGLGRVSSFLRNVRANLTTKVVGTPHGRDVNVMAKMAERSTNVAIAETAEGGQGLETVGSMTPDIMETVTFEAH